The DNA segment GGCATGCCACAACTTTGGCAGAACTTGCTCATTTTCTTTCCTCCTCATCGACCGTTTAATATCAGGCGTAACACCTTTGCTGGTAATAGGCACACATAATCCTAACGCGTAATCTGTAATTGTCAAAATTCTGAACCCGAAGGCATGTCGAGAGAGACCAAATTTTCTATTTCCTCACCATGATCGAACTCGGCCACACTGACCGAGGGGGATCTTGAACGAGAAATTTATGGATATGCTGAAGGAACGGATGCTGCATTCAGTGGCGGAAAGAGCGGGAGTTTCGGCAAGCATAAAACAGAGAGTGGTTCTTGCAGGGTGGACAGACCCCGGTGGAGGGGAGTAGAGTGATAGGCATGGTGAACAATCAAGAAGGGAAATCCAATAATGAAAAAACTACTCCTGCTCACGTTAATCACAATGATCTCATGTAGCCCCTTCGCACAGGCCGAAATCGCAGCAACCAAGCGTGTTGAAATTGTGAAGATGCTTCAACTCACAGGCACAGAAAAACTCCTTGAAGGAATAAAGACGCACATGATAAGCGGTCTCAAAACATCAATGCCGAAAATCCCGGAAGCTTTCTGGTCCAAATTCGAAACCAAGATGGACATGGGATCGTTGACTGAACAGATAATCCCCCTGTACGATAAGTACTATACGCTGGAAGACCTGAAGGCCATAAATTCCTTCTATCAAAGTCAAGTCGGCCAGAAAGTCTTATCCACTTCCCCCCAGATTTTTC comes from the bacterium genome and includes:
- a CDS encoding DUF2059 domain-containing protein; translated protein: MKKLLLLTLITMISCSPFAQAEIAATKRVEIVKMLQLTGTEKLLEGIKTHMISGLKTSMPKIPEAFWSKFETKMDMGSLTEQIIPLYDKYYTLEDLKAINSFYQSQVGQKVLSTSPQIFQESVAIGQKWGEKMGKEASDEFEKELGNKDQK